A single window of Malus sylvestris chromosome 5, drMalSylv7.2, whole genome shotgun sequence DNA harbors:
- the LOC126622106 gene encoding calcium-dependent protein kinase 4-like, whose product MKKGSHSVLPYETPRLRDHYLMGKKLGQGQFGTTYLCTHKPTGAHYACKSIPKRKLLCQEDYDDVWREIQIMHHLSEHPSVVQIKGTYEDSVFVHLVMELCAGGELFDRIVKKGHYSEREAAKLIKTIVGVVEGCHSLGVMHRDLKPENFLFDTPSDDATLKATDFGLSVFYKPGQYFYDIVGSPYYVAPEVLSKIYGPEVDVWSAGVILYILLSGVPPFWAETESGIFRQILHGKIDFESEPWPNISESAKDLMYKMLERHPKKRISAHEVLCHPWIVDDRVAPDKPLDSAVLSRLKQFSAMNKLKKMALRVIAERLSEEEIGGLKELFKMIDTDSSGTITFEELKEGLKKVGSELMESEIKSLMEAADIDNSGTIDYGEFLAATLHLNKMEREENLIAAFSFFDKDGSGYITVDELQQACKEFGLGDVHLDEIVKEIDEDNDGRIDYGEFAAMMRKGGDGGIGRSRTMRNNLNFNLGDAFGIKDQSTSSSAGE is encoded by the exons ATGAAGAAAGGATCGCATTCCGTATTGCCGTACGAAACGCCGCGGCTGAGAGACCATTACCTGATGGGCAAGAAATTGGGCCAAGGACAATTCGGCACCACCTACCTCTGCACCCACAAGCCCACCGGCGCCCACTACGCCTGCAAGTCCATCCCCAAGCGCAAGCTCCTCTGCCAGGAGGACTACGACGACGTCTGGAGGGAGATTCAAATCATGCACCACCTCTCCGAGCACCCCAGCGTCGTCCAGATCAAGGGCACCTACGAGGACTCCGTCTTCGTGCACCTCGTCATGGAGCTCTGTGCCGGCGGCGAGCTGTTTGATAGGATCGTCAAGAAGGGGCATTACAGCGAGAGGGAGGCGGCCAAGCTCATCAAGACCATCGTTGGTGTGGTGGAGGGCTGCCACTCCCTCGGTGTCATGCACCGCGATCTCAAGCCGGAGAATTTCTTGTTTGACACGCCTTCGGATGATGCCACGCTCAAAGCCACCGATTTCGGCTTGTCCGTCTTCTATAAGCCAG GACAATATTTCTATGACATAGTTGGGAGTCCCTATTATGTTGCACCTGAGGTGTTGTCCAAGATTTATGGACCTGAAGTGGATGTATGGAGTGCTGGTGTGATACTTTACATCCTCTTAAGCGGGGTTCCTCCTTTTTGGGCAG AAACTGAATCAGGGATCTTCAGACAGATTTTACATGGCAAAATAGATTTTGAATCTGAGCCGTGGCCTAATATTTCAGAAAGTGCGAAAGATCTCATGTATAAGATGCTTGAGAGGCACCCGAAGAAAAGAATCTCTGCCCATGAAGTCCTAT GTCACCCCTGGATTGTAGACGACAGAGTTGCCCCAGATAAACCACTAGATTCTGCGGTTCTGTCCCGCCTCAAGCAGTTCTCAGCAATGAATAAGCTTAAGAAGATGGCACTTCGG GTGATAGCGGAAAGACTGTCAGAAGAAGAGATTGGAGGTTTAAAAGAGCTGTTCAAAATGATTGACACAGATAGTAGCGGGACAATAACATTTGAGGAACTTAAAGAAGGATTGAAAAAAGTGGGCTCGGAGCTAATGGAGTCTGAAATCAAGTCCCTTATGGAAGCA GCTGATATAGACAACAGCGGAACAATAGACTATGGCGAATTTCTTGCTGCTACCTTGCACTTAAACAAGATGGAAAGAGAGGAGAATTTGATTGCAGCCTTTTCCTTTTTTGACAAAGATGGTAGTGGATATATTACTGTCGACGAGCTTCAACAGGCTTGCAAGGAGTTTGGTCTAGGTGACGTTCATCTGGATGAAATTGTCAAAGAGATTGATGAAGACAAT GATGGGCGTATCGATTATGGGGAGTTTGCTGCAATGATGAGGAAGGGGGGTGATGGAGGAATTGGGAGGAGCAGAACCATGAGAAACAATTTGAACTTTAATTTGGGTGACGCTTTCGGAATAAAAGATCAGTCTACGTCTTCGTCTGCCGGAGAATGA
- the LOC126622113 gene encoding uncharacterized membrane protein At4g09580-like gives MAAPRNLAGDAGRLPMDEENAKEDDWSTGKRPKSDRFPLSRWEFAAALGVFLVFSTGLCCVYLTMPAAEYGKLKLPRSVADLRLLKDNLATYANDYPAQFILGYCSTYIFMQTFMIPGTIFMSLLAGALFGVIRGLILVVCNATAGASSCFFLSKLIGRPLVSWLWPERLRFFQAEIAKRREKLLNYMLFLRITPTLPNLFINLASPIVDIPFHIFFLATFVGLIPASYITVRAGLALGDLKSVKDLYDFKTLFVLFLIGSVIILPTVLKRKRIYE, from the exons ATGGCGGCTCCGAGAAATCTGGCGGGGGACGCCGGGAGGCTGCCTATGGACGAGGAGAATGCCAAGGAGGACGATTGGTCCACCGGCAAGAGGCCCAAGTCCGATAGGTTTCCGCTGTCGCGGTGGGAATTCGCAGCGGCTCTCGGCGTTTTCTTGGTCTTCTCTACCGGTCTCTGCTGCGTCTACTTGACCATGCCTGCCGCCGAGTACGGTAAACTCAAGCTGCCGCGCTCCGTCGCCGATCTTCGCTTGCTCAA AGACAATCTGGCAACATATGCCAATGATTATCCAGCACAATTTATTCTGGGTTACTGCTCTACTTACATCTTCATGCAGACTTTTATGATTCCTGGGACAATTTTTATGTCATTGCTAGCTGGAGCTCTTTTTGGCGTAATCAGAGGCCTTATCTTGGTTGTCTGCAACGCTACAGCTGGAGCGTCATCCTGCTTCTTTTTGTCTAAGTTAATTGGAAGGCCTTTAGTTAGTTGGTTGTGGCCAGAAAGGTTGAGATTTTTTCAGGCAGAG ATTGCAAAGCGTAGGGAAAAGCTGCTAAATTACATGCTTTTTCTTAGGATAACTCCAACCTTGCCGAACCTTTTCATCAACTTGGCATCTCCAATTGTTGATATACcgtttcatattttctttctgGCAACTTTTGTTGGTCTTATTCCAGCATCTTATATCACAGTCAGG GCTGGCCTTGCTCTGGGGGATCTCAAGTCCGTCAAGGATCTCTATGATTTTAAAACTCTGTTTGTGCTTTTCCTCATTGGTTCTGTGATTATACTTCCAACCGTTTTGAAGAGGAAGCGAATCTATGAATGA